GAGCAAAAGGCTGTCAATGACATGTTCATATCCGGAATTCGCGCCCTTGGCATCGACAATGGCGTAGCCAAAGGCGACATGATTTTCACCAAGGATGGCGCGAAGGTCATCGAGATCGCAGGCCGGATCGGTGGAGGCAAGTTCGCATCGATGATTGTCCCGGAATCAAACGGCGTCAGATTGCTCCATGCAGCATTGCAGGCCGCGACCGGGCAAATTCCCGACTTAAAATACCTCACCCCCACCCATCATCGTGGCGTGGCGGTACGTTATATGTTTCCGCCTCCGGGCAAAGTGGTCCGGATCGACGGTGAAGAAACTGCCCGCCAAACCGATGGACTGCTCGAACTTATCATTACGGGCACAGTTGGGAGTGTTATCAATCGGATGGCCTCACACGCCGACCGCGCAGGCTGGGTGGTTTGCGTCGCACCGGACCGTGAAACCGCCATAAAACGAGCCGAAGCCGCCATCAATCATATTAATTTCGTTACCGAACCTGTATAAAACAGGAGGCGACAGCTCATGCGCATTTCTCTCATTCATCCGCGATTGACGTATCTGCCGTCACAACAACCGTTAGGTATCGGCTATATTGCGGCGTGCTTGAAAAAATCCGGCCATGACGTTCAGTTCATTGAAGCAGCGTTTTATCCCACTGATGAGGACGTCGTTAAAGCAGTTACTGATTTCGGATCACAGGTCGTGGGGATTTCTGTAATGATAAGTTACTATGGAAAAGCACTCAGTCTTGCCAAACTTCTGAAGCAGGACAACCATGACCGAATTACCGTTATGGGTGGACCGCATCCTTCAACAGTTCCTGAAAGCTTCACCATGGTTGACGAGATAGACTATGTCATTGTTGGTGAAGGGGAAGAATCATTTATAGCTCTCGTCAATGAACTCAGCAAGAAAGAATTCGATCGCAACAAAGTTCCTGGCCTACATTGGAAAGGAGGAAATGCGGAACAAGCCAGGTCCCAACGGATCATCGATTTGAATGCACTTCCATGGCCTGCACGTCAATTGATGCCCATGAAGGATTACCAACATCGTGATTACAACGTCTCATTTGGAATGCACGGAGGAAATTTTAATGTCATGACGGCCAGAGGATGTCCCAACGTTTGCAATTTCTGTGACCACACCGTTTTCGGCTACCGGACCATCTTTCGTAGCATTAAAGATGTGGTTGACGAAGTGGAAGACACCTCCAAACGCTACAACGTCCGCAATTTCGACGTGATGGATGATACATTCACCATCAGCGATAACCGAGTGATGAGTTTTTGCGAAGAACTCATGGTACGCAAACTTGACCTCTTCTGGTGTTGTCGCCTTCGCGTCACTGGAGTTAGCCGGAAAATGCTCGAAACCATGGCCAAAGCCGGGTGCGTCCGGTTCTCTGTCGGTATTGAAAGCGTGGACGAACGCGTCTTAAGGGCCACCAATAAAAAAATCTCAGTCCCTGAAGTGGTACAAACCCTTAAATGGGCCAAAGAATTCGGGATACTCACCATCGGCAATTTCATGATCGGCAATTTGGGTGACGACCGCGAATCGTTTGAAAGGACGTTAAAATTTGCGGTCGAAACAGATGAAATTGACCTACCGAGCTATGTCATCCTTGTTCCCTTGCCAGGCACACCTGTTTTTGAAATTGGGAAACAAAATGGATGGATAAGGAGTTTTAACTGGGATGATTATCGTATGAACAATAAAGACTTGCCCCTCATGCGTAACGAAAGTCTGTCACATACCGAATTGAAAGAGTTGTATTCAGTTGCCGCAAACGCAGTACGTCCCAAGATACAAAAAGCTTTAAAAACCATCCACATGCCACGCAAAAAGCTTTATCATGAGCTTTGTTGATAAACAAATAATATGCCATGCATCTTTACTCCTTCTTCCACCTCAACATCACTTATTCCTCCATTGAGGAACAAAAGCGGTTGAATGTCATCCAGCGCTGTTACCGGCCTCTTCTGCAGTTGGCGGATAAACTCAGGATACCCATCGGCATAGAAGCACCGGGCTATACCCTGGAAGTGATCAACAGCCTTGACCCGCAGTGGATTGCTGAATTGCGTCGGCTCTGCGGGCAGGGTCTGGTGGAATTCATTGGCAGCGGATACACCCAAGTTATCGGGCCTCTGGTGCCAGCGGAAGTAAATGCCGCTAATTTGAGGGTCGGCAACAGGGTGTATGAAAAACTGCTTGGACTAAAGCCCAGGATTGCCTTGGTCAATGAGCAGGCCTATTCAGCGGGCCTATTGCGCCATTACCTTGATGTTGGTTATAAGGCCATCATCATGGAATGGAACAACCCTGCCCGGTTTCATCCCCAATGGGACCCGGAATGGCGCTATCTTCCGCAAAGGGCGGTAGGGCAGTATGGCGAGGAACTTGCATTAATCTGGAACAAGTCGATATCTTTCCAGAAGTTTCAGCGCTATGCCCATGGGGAGATGGATCTGGGCGAATACATGCAGTACTTAGAGAGCCATCTTTCCGATTCCGAGCGGTCTTTCTGCCTCTATGGCAATGATGCGGAAATGTTTGATTTCCGACCCGGGCGCTTTCATACCGAAGCCGCACTGCAAACTGATGGGGAGTGGAGAAGAATTGAGAAGCTTTTCTGGCATCTTATCGAGAATGAGCGTTTTCAATTCACACGCCCGTCCTCAGTTCTGGAGCTTATGGAAAATTCCCATGCCGGGAACCGGTTGCGGCTCGAGACCGCTGAGCAGCCTGTACCGGTCAAGAAGCAGGAAAAGTACAACCTGACCCGCTGGGCTGTGACTGGAGCGCATGATCTGAGGATCAATACGGATTGTTGGAGGATATTTGAGGCGTTAAATAAGAAAGAAGAGTTTAGCCCACGGAATCCACGGAAAGACACGGAAAAGAGAGAAGAAAGAGAGCAGGACTGGAAGGAACTTTGCTATCTGTGGAGCAGTGATTTCAGGACGCATATTACAGAGAAAAGGTTGAAAAACTATTTGTTGCGGTTGGAAGATTTCAAAGAAAAGGTTTTAAAGACAGACGATTTTTCGCCCACGGAACACTCAGGAAAACACGGAAATGAAAGTGGATCAAGAATGTTGCCCGCTTCCGGACCACCGACCCCGGTTTCCGGACGTCAGGCATCAGGCTTTGGACATCAACACTCTGCTTCCATGCCCTTCCGTGTATTCCGTGGGCCAAATCTTTTAGAAATTGAATCCCATCACAGTAAGCTGCAACTCAACTGCCGCAAAGGACTGGCCATTCATAACCTCTGGTTTAAGGAACTGTCATCCCTCCCACTGGTCGGCACACTGCCCCATGGATATTTTGACGACATCAGCATGGGTGCGGACTTTTTCAGTGGGCACCTGGTACTTGAAATGCCCGGCAAGCCAAAAGTCACGGATTTGACAGTGGTTGAGCCTGTGGTCGATGAATCTGTTCCAGGCCGCGTCAGTGTTCACGGAACAATCAACACTCCGCTGGGTACCATTAACAAGGTCATAGTCGTGGGGACCAGCGAACAAGGTGGACCAATCATAAGAATCTCCTATGCCCTTAGCTGGCAAAAAATGCCCATCGGCTCCCTGCGTCTGGGCGCTGTAACCCTGAACCCGGAAGCTTTTGACCCCGAAACTCTTTTTTATGCAACACATAACGGCGGTCATGATCTGGAAAAGTTTTCACTGCATGGATGCGAAGTAAACCACGGCGCTCCAGCGTCATTTCTGGTATCCGCTTCCCACGGCCTTGGTGTGACTAAAGGTCAGGTTTTTCTGGGAGACAAGGACAAACAAATACGCATCCATATTGACAACGCACAATGCGCAGCCATTGGCTTGCTCACACATCGGAAGGTCAAGCCAGACTTTTTTTGCAGGCACGCATTTTCTGTGATGGAGATGGATGAGACCAGCGATAAATGGAGGAATGAAGCTCATAGCTCATTAGGGATAAGTAATTTTTGCTTTATAATAACCTGATTTACTTCTTGATATAATAATATTTTACTTATGTAAATTGAATTTGTACATATCTTGGATTGTGATTATGTTTTTTAAATCTATTAACATGTTAGCTGGTTCAACTGATGACAAGCTGAATACATTTGAAATATGTAAGCCAAATGATTATTATGGTCATGCAACTGTATTGAAAAAATATTGCAATTTACCTGATGAGTATCAACTTAAGTGCGTAGTTTCACATGGTTTAACATACAATAAAGATATGTGGAGTGTCGAGCAAGATGCTGAATTACCTTCATATATATGCTTTAGCAATGAACGGCATAGAGTAATATCAAAATATTCAAATAAGCTTTTGTTTTCAATTGGTCCATATATTCATTATTCGAATCCTTTGGTTGAATGTGAAGAGATGGAAAAATATAAAAGTGAGCTAGGTAAAACTTTATTAATCATACCAGCACATTCAACGCATTGGATTGATATTGATTACGATATAGATGATTTTATCTCGAAAATGTCAAATAGCTTGCAAGGCTATGATACCACGATTGTTTGTCTTTATTGGAAAGATATTCTTCGTGGTATACATAAGAAATACCAGAAACATGGTTTTCTGTGTACAACTGCAGGGCATATTTACAATAATAGGTTTTTATGCAGATTGAAATCAATTTTTGAATTATCTGATGCAGTTGTGTCTAACTCTATTGGTACTCACTTGGTGTACAGTGTCTACATGAATAAGCCTTTTTTATATATACCAAGCGTTGGTACTAAAATTACATTGCATAGAAATGATATACCAGGTCCACATAATAATCCTAAGAAATCTAAATTAATTATTCATATAAAAAAAATTTTTTCAGAATTTAATGAACAGATAACTGAAGATCATCAGAATATTGCAAATCATATTGGTGGATTTGATCAAATTAAAACTCCTCAAGAGCTAAGAACTATTTTTATGATTTCTGAAGATATGTTTCAACGCGGGAAACATTTTTTTATATCTTCTAAAGATGTTATTCAAGATCAAATAAAAAATTATATTCATAACAATGAGGATCAAAAAGCTGCTTTCTTGAATGAAATAGCTAAAAAAATAAGCATACAAAATGATTGTGCAAATAGATTCGGAAAAAACGCTATTGATTCAATTTGCCGTTACTTGAACCTTGGTTGTGGCAAGCGGTTTCATTCTGCGTGGACGAACGTGGACTTCAAATCCAGCAGTCCTGCTGTCATCGCTCATGACTTGGAGAAAGGGCTACCTTTTGAATCCTGTAATTTCGAAGCTGTATACCATTCCCATCTGCTCCAACGCTTTCCCAAAGGCTATGCGTCTTCTTTTCTAAAAGACTGTTACCGCATCCTCAAGCCCGGAGGGATCATCCGGGTGGTTGTGCCGGACCAGGAAAATATTGTCCGCCTGTATCTCATTCTGCTGGAAAAGTCCTTGAAGGGCGATGAAGAGGCCCAAAAGCGATATGAATGGATCATGCTGGAACTCTTCGACCAGATGATCCGCAACCATTCCGGCGGGGCCATGCTGGAATATTGGCGACAGAACCCTATGCCGGCGGAAGATTTCGTCATCGAGCGTCTCGGGTCTGAAGTAAAAGACGCCATCGCAAAAATTCGCTCTAACCCTGTCTCTAAAAAGCAACCAGCCAGCCAGTCCGGCAACGTTCTTGATCCTCAAAAGATTGGCCAGCCCGGCCTTTCTGGTGAAATCCATCAATGGATGTACGACCGTTACTCCCTGGGCAAGCTGCTCCAGGAAGCGGGTTTTGTGGACATCAAAGTCTGCCGGGCCGACAAATCCAGCATACCTGACTTCGACAGCTATCTATTAGACATTGAGGCAGACGGCTCTGTGCGCAAGCCGAATTCATTGATAATGGAAGGAAGAAAGCAATAATTGGACATTATTCTGTTGTAACGATTATTCAAGTTTTTGGTTATAAAGCTATATAGTTTGGTGTTCTTGTGAAACTTATAAGGCATTGGAGATATTAATGTACACACTGGAAGAAATTTCTGTTAAAGTTCTCCAATATTCACCATGGTATCATAAAATTTACCTTGGCCATGGAATAACGACACCTGGAAGAGATTATGATAAAATTTGGAATATGATTCGTGAAACACGAAATGTTTTAGATTTTAATAATAAAATTGTTCTTGACTTGGGTAGTTTTGATGGCATGTGGGCATTCGAAGCAGAACAATTAGGGGCAAACATTGTTGTGGCAACGGATTGTTATTATGAAAATTTTTATAAATTTTTATTTTGCAGAGAAATGCTCCAAAGCAATGTTGTTCCTTACTATAATGTTTCTCCATATCGCTTATTT
The window above is part of the Desulfonatronum sp. SC1 genome. Proteins encoded here:
- a CDS encoding radical SAM protein, with translation MRISLIHPRLTYLPSQQPLGIGYIAACLKKSGHDVQFIEAAFYPTDEDVVKAVTDFGSQVVGISVMISYYGKALSLAKLLKQDNHDRITVMGGPHPSTVPESFTMVDEIDYVIVGEGEESFIALVNELSKKEFDRNKVPGLHWKGGNAEQARSQRIIDLNALPWPARQLMPMKDYQHRDYNVSFGMHGGNFNVMTARGCPNVCNFCDHTVFGYRTIFRSIKDVVDEVEDTSKRYNVRNFDVMDDTFTISDNRVMSFCEELMVRKLDLFWCCRLRVTGVSRKMLETMAKAGCVRFSVGIESVDERVLRATNKKISVPEVVQTLKWAKEFGILTIGNFMIGNLGDDRESFERTLKFAVETDEIDLPSYVILVPLPGTPVFEIGKQNGWIRSFNWDDYRMNNKDLPLMRNESLSHTELKELYSVAANAVRPKIQKALKTIHMPRKKLYHELC
- a CDS encoding glycoside hydrolase family 57 — translated: MHLYSFFHLNITYSSIEEQKRLNVIQRCYRPLLQLADKLRIPIGIEAPGYTLEVINSLDPQWIAELRRLCGQGLVEFIGSGYTQVIGPLVPAEVNAANLRVGNRVYEKLLGLKPRIALVNEQAYSAGLLRHYLDVGYKAIIMEWNNPARFHPQWDPEWRYLPQRAVGQYGEELALIWNKSISFQKFQRYAHGEMDLGEYMQYLESHLSDSERSFCLYGNDAEMFDFRPGRFHTEAALQTDGEWRRIEKLFWHLIENERFQFTRPSSVLELMENSHAGNRLRLETAEQPVPVKKQEKYNLTRWAVTGAHDLRINTDCWRIFEALNKKEEFSPRNPRKDTEKREEREQDWKELCYLWSSDFRTHITEKRLKNYLLRLEDFKEKVLKTDDFSPTEHSGKHGNESGSRMLPASGPPTPVSGRQASGFGHQHSASMPFRVFRGPNLLEIESHHSKLQLNCRKGLAIHNLWFKELSSLPLVGTLPHGYFDDISMGADFFSGHLVLEMPGKPKVTDLTVVEPVVDESVPGRVSVHGTINTPLGTINKVIVVGTSEQGGPIIRISYALSWQKMPIGSLRLGAVTLNPEAFDPETLFYATHNGGHDLEKFSLHGCEVNHGAPASFLVSASHGLGVTKGQVFLGDKDKQIRIHIDNAQCAAIGLLTHRKVKPDFFCRHAFSVMEMDETSDKWRNEAHSSLGISNFCFIIT
- a CDS encoding methyltransferase domain-containing protein; this translates as MFFKSINMLAGSTDDKLNTFEICKPNDYYGHATVLKKYCNLPDEYQLKCVVSHGLTYNKDMWSVEQDAELPSYICFSNERHRVISKYSNKLLFSIGPYIHYSNPLVECEEMEKYKSELGKTLLIIPAHSTHWIDIDYDIDDFISKMSNSLQGYDTTIVCLYWKDILRGIHKKYQKHGFLCTTAGHIYNNRFLCRLKSIFELSDAVVSNSIGTHLVYSVYMNKPFLYIPSVGTKITLHRNDIPGPHNNPKKSKLIIHIKKIFSEFNEQITEDHQNIANHIGGFDQIKTPQELRTIFMISEDMFQRGKHFFISSKDVIQDQIKNYIHNNEDQKAAFLNEIAKKISIQNDCANRFGKNAIDSICRYLNLGCGKRFHSAWTNVDFKSSSPAVIAHDLEKGLPFESCNFEAVYHSHLLQRFPKGYASSFLKDCYRILKPGGIIRVVVPDQENIVRLYLILLEKSLKGDEEAQKRYEWIMLELFDQMIRNHSGGAMLEYWRQNPMPAEDFVIERLGSEVKDAIAKIRSNPVSKKQPASQSGNVLDPQKIGQPGLSGEIHQWMYDRYSLGKLLQEAGFVDIKVCRADKSSIPDFDSYLLDIEADGSVRKPNSLIMEGRKQ